The region AGCTACTTAtagtaaataaattcaaaatttaaaataaataatccaCACGTCaagtaaataaaacacacatattatataatttcaaaaaCCTACATTTAAcaagtacatatttcaaaacattgtAAACCGTAATGAGACTCTCTCACCACTTTATATACTacacatttatctacatgcaaaaatgaCGAGGAGGAGAATGTTGCCaaaatgcgtcagccgccgaacctgataacacgtgcaGTTCCTACAACCCACGTCAACCAAAAACTTCACTAATATCTTATTCCTAAAAAATaatagtggtttatatgagccacaactcagtgtatATAAACCTTACCTTtaatttcacacacaaatatcAAACACATTCTTTCACCAACATATATCACCAGAagtaataaatatcataaaccatttaatattcatatgcatatgcctctccgttctttttattattctgtgacagATTCagtctggtatctgcccgggatttccaTTGTATACGACCTGAAGGTCCCTTTTTATTATTTGACCTTTACACGAAGGCCCCTTTTTGatttgacctttccacgaaggcccctctttgcattttgacctttccacgaaggttcctctttgcatattttctttgacccgtaggtccattatcattgtatatgacccgtaggtctATTGCCATTGATATCGGACCCAGAGCAAGACTCTCACATATCCTCTTTAATATAATGATTCAAGATATTCTAATGCCATATAAAAACATATCAATTGCACCACTCACATATTCATTGCACCcatcacatatccatatcacattccacaaaataatttcaaataacaCAACTATATCAGATTCATATCATATAATGAataatgaatgtgtgtatttatagatgattttgtgattaaatttttaaaaaaaattcaaaaaaattcaaaaaaatcgtaataaaacggctatattttttagaattcggaaatatatatatatttttaaatttttagtattatttacgattttttttaaaaaaaggaaaaaaagaaaatgtcaacggccaatagaaacgggcacgtcgccctgctcgctggcgTGCTCTTAgcgctaagagcacgtccgtgccagcggcaagagcgcagcggcggacaggcGTGTCCTTGCCAGCAGCAAGGACGGACGGACAGCGTAATACAACAGCTGCGGATGCTCTGATTCACAACAATATTATCtaatatttccattttaaattatatattgaatacaACAATATTTTGAGCTATTACCCTAAATTATTGCATTAAAAAAATCCTAAAACGAAATCACACATCTAAACCAATATCGACGAAGAATGTCGGTTAGCAACTGTGAAACTTTTTACGACGACGTTACCAATAGCACGGATATGGGCCCGCACCcacctttattcatttttaattctctGCTCTTCCgcattaaaaattatataattaaattcataaaattaaaaagaggaagatgaaagtgagttgtatgaaaaaaatatgagagacgtatgaatgagagataatttgatgtaaaaaatggatgatgaatgtgggtatttatagatgattttgggataatttttttaaaaaaaatttaaagtgGGTTAAAAAATGGCTATATTTTTAGGAATCcgaaaattattttcttatttttttctgaattattttcgattttttatgagttttattaaaaataaataaatttaatggaATAAAAACGAGCCCAATAGGGCATGGGGGCGATTGGGCATCCCTGCCCAATCATGAGGCGCCACGTCGGCGTGCTCTTAAGCAAAAGTACAGTGGCGAGCACACGTGCTCTTGCCAAGAGCACCGTTGGGCATGCTCTTACATAACATCAACCTTCTCCACtgtgttgataatttttgttgatgttattttattttacattttctaataatttgaagtttgtaaatttgaatttgattatATCAGTTACATtttctaaggccatccacaataggcgcccagcgaccgcccagccgagcgccggcgctgggcgatctattgcagccgcccagcgggcgattggagagagaaaccgcgcagtgctgggcggtgcgctgggcggtccgttcggcgctattgcagcgcccggatcgcccagcgcacagcctagcgcgaaaaaataattttttttttcgaaacactatatatacgcgctttgttcgtcattttcattcgcaccacttgttttaacgagtattctctctatcttaatttctgttcaagatcaacaacggtaaatggatctcaacaacgagcctagttccggaagaaggtcggcgagtcgtcgcagccgggtgaggaggaggtacggaggaggtggacggacgacgagaacgtcgccctcagcaaggcgtgggtgagtgtttgcgacgatcctctcgtttcaaacgagcagaggatcgtcaacatgtggggcaagatagcagcagcctacaagatagcggcagcggcggcggtggtggcgacggcgacggaggcgacggcgatggtggcgacggaggcggaggcggcgacgacggagacgaggagtgaattgtcactcctttttattattgtatttttttaaaatttatgtacttttttattattgtattttttttaattaatgtactttttaaattattgtacttttttaaattttaatagtattattaaatttttcccgtatatgtctcgtaaattaaatttcgcatattgtgtgattgttaattatttcattttgtatatatttgttaatagtgatgtggatattaatggctaggctatgactgggctattgctgagctatttgcttgttttgttgatgtggcatgaggatttttagtgctgctgatgtggcagtagctgggctatggctgggctattgctgggctatttctattgtggatggcctaacaatttgaagtttgtaaatttgaatttgattatATCCCTCCGTTCTTTTTAGTATGCAATGCATAAAGCAAActtaaatacttttaaaagcattctaaaacaaaattaatgcCAGAGTCTACATTAAGTAAATGATAAAAAAGTGAGCAAAAACAGAAGAAAGGGGGTAATATTTCCATACCAATAACCGTGAGAGAGAGGGTTTTCATGGAGGCGATGGGGTTGAGCAATTGGTTCTGCAAGTAGGGCACGATGAGTGTGAAATAAGCCATTTCTGAATGCAATTGAGGTGGAATCCATGGTTGCATTTGTCCAGAACTCTGATCTTCTCCCCCACTGCGAAATCCGCCAAACAGATTATGCACTCCGTCTCCTCCCCTGCCAGCTTCATCCCCTCCGCGTAACTCAGACCTGGATCTGGAACCCCCTTGTCGATCTCGCCTTCCTCGCGGCGCCTCCGCCTGCAATGCAGCCGCACGATGTAGCGGATTCCGGCGTTGAACGCCAGCGCGCAGGTCAGCGCGCACAGGAGCACCACGATGATCAACGCCGTGTTCGCCTTGAAATCCTTCGAGCTAGAGTACGGCCACCACGGGCATTTTTGGGCGTCGCACCTCACCGCTGCCCCTGGATGCGATTCAGGCGCCGCTGCCACCTTGGAGGCCGGTAAAGATGGCGGTGGGGATAAGTGTGAATTGAATTCCGCCATCGCCGTTGCTATTCGTGCTCCTATAGAAGGTACCTTCCTCATCTTCTTCTCAATTTAATAACTCAATTTCGAATTATCAACACTTGAGTTTAGTATGAAGCCAGTTAGAGACTAAACCCAAGTAGAGTGACCAGAATGAAGTAACTCTCAGCAAAATGTGCTTAAATTTACTGTAAGAAAGAGCTCTGCAATTATAACTCCCCAAATAAAACCAGCATATTGAGCAACAATAACTTAGGGATTTGTAGTGAAGCAAAAGAAaatgtttgaattttttggtgaagTAGAGGTTTATGGAAGGTTTGAGTGAAGCAGAGGAGTGTGGTGATAAAAGAGGGTGCTGGAGAATTGGGGAATGAGATGACgatgatgataaaataatagagagaaagagagagagttaAGTACGCAGCTTAAATTTATTGGTAACAAGATAGGTGGCTGCTGCAGAGGCTTCTGTTTTATATAAACTGCTATCTGTCTTGTAGCTGAATTTGGTGGGTCATCTCACTTGCGTTGATGGTTTTTGGGTAGTCCAGCAGTCAAATTTCTTTTACTGCAAATGATGTTTGATGGCATTGGCCTATCCTATGCGATGCTTTTTTATGCTTCTAATTGTATGTTTCTTTAGTGAAACATCAATTCCCACCCAATGAAGAGAGGATGGGAATGAGAGAAAAAATGTATCTTTAGGTGACTCTTGAAGTGGGAAGTTAGGTTATATGAAAGGGGTGTATTGATCACAACATGTAGTACTAACTTATTTGGAAGTTAGGTTATATGAAAGGGGTGTATTGATCACAACAATAGGGGTGTTGCTAAAACagtaaaaagaaagaataaatttgtGGTTGCTTCCCTTTCTCAGATTCCTCCCCAGACAAGCTTTTATAGCACCACCGTCTGCCTTTTTATAACCACTCAACATGATTTCTTGATCCATGATTTATGGGAGTTGGTACAAATAAATTACTAACATGAAACAGAGTCAGCCTAGGAATCCTTGAATGCAAGAACCATCCACTGATAttcttattaatttttgtttacaGTAACCTTTTTTTTATACAGTAACCTTGTTGAGTGGGGTGCTTTTCTTAATGCCCGTTGAATTGGTTTTGTTGGAACAAAGAAAGATATTTATGTGTATGATTAGCAAGTGTGCTTTTTCTTGCTTTCAATCATCACTAAACTGCACTTTTCATTTTGCAATTATGATTTGCCAAAGATAATTCTTATCTATACATTTGTGCCATCTAATAATGCTTATCATTTTTATCTAGTACTATATGTTTAGAACTGGTAAATAATTCTGTTTGCAAATTGGGAAGAATGTTTAATAGTCTATGCATAGTTCTGTGAAACTTAATTATCAACTGCAttattcatcatccattttatATGCAAACAAAAAAGGTTTATCCTATTTGTGCAAATAGTCATGACTATACTAAATGCTCATAAGTATTTCAATATGTAGCAATTGCCAATTCATCATAGAAAAAATGGGCGACGTGTTCGTTTGGGAGTGGTGACAAATGAGATGAGCTAAGACAAAACCAGAATAGGCCAAGGAGAGTGGTCACTTTCTTTGGCCCTCGAGAATTAAATGAAAACAGCATTCATGAAGGTGTGACTAAAATGTTATAAGCTCGAATGATAGGCAGAGCGGCTTGTTGATTGCAGTTTGTATGCGAGCGtggtttatttgaaaaaaatgaagaaaaataatTCTGGAACATTAGAGAGAGTGCTGCAGCGTGTTCCACATATGATTGAAAAGAATAATCACCTCTCACTTGGACTAGAGTTCAAACATCATTTAATGTTGGGAAAGTTCTATCATCTTCTTTATGCTGCTATATTTAATAAATGTAGACTTCAAACtagaattttaaaataacaataaacTCGGTGTGCTAACATTCTGTCTAGTATACAAAGTTTGATTTTTTGTGTGGCATGGATTCTGTTTTGGCGATTGCGATTATGTatattctctagttatttgaggtgccacttttttttccttctccattgagaaattgTGATCTGATCCAATTGGTTATGTGAGTATTATATAGATATAGAAAGGATCATACAAGGATGAGTCCGGTAGATTGTGTAGTTACCAATGCCACGACAATCCAAATCACTGAAAGGGACCAcgtcaatttatttattaattcatGACCGTGGCTGCTTCATAAATATGAGTTTGCATGCCCTCGAGGACAGGGAAGTGAACAGAGAGAGAGGTATTTAAGGATACGACCATGGATTAGGTGAGTGACTCTGATCAGTGATATACCCTCGCTGTCCTCCAACAATAGAAACATTTAAACCTGATagtttttaatacaaaattgataaagtaagagagatataaaaagaaaatgtgttagtggaaaatgagtctcaccGTATTAGAGAGAAATGAATTTCCTAAAAAggaaactttttatttttagagggcagacaaaaaaggaaaaaaaaattctatttttaggagacggaaggagtaccaTTTTTTCAATGattatagtataaataaaaagttctccctccgttccatagtagttaagacatttcttttcggcacagaattaaaaaaaatgtgggtaatgtattaaataaaaagataattaaagtaggagagaataaagtaagagagaggaaaaagtaagtgagaagaaatatgttgatttttacttaaaatagaaatgacttaaCTATTATGGAATgtacaaaaatgacaaaatgacttcactactatggaacggagggagtagtaagtAGTACTATTATCATTTATTTAAGTTCTATTCAAGTTTAGCAGAAAAAGGGTATTCCGGTCTATGTTGGAAGGTGAAGAGGAATGCTCGTACACTCACTTTATCATCCTCTTAAAGAATCACAACAATATAttgcaatctcagccactcagAGCATCAACAATAGACATAGactagcaatagcctagccaaaAACTCCTTCTGTCACATCATCATGTCATTCCCACATCCTATTAATAAGCTAACCAAACAACAGCCTAGCAATAGGCTAGCAATAGCCTAACCAATGCCCTAGTCCATcaaataaattgacaaatacgaaattaaaattggacaaattacggagaaagtgcaaaataaattccataaaataaacatagtacaattaaaaaaaaagtctaCTGGGGAACGACATTGGCGTTTGTGATTTGCTAGTGATGGGAGAGTCACTGTCGTGATCCATTTTTTTCTACAGAAATAAAAGAGGAGGAAAAgctactcgttaaaacaagagAAGTGAAtggaatgaagttcaacgagtcgtatatatagagttgaaaaaaaaatttaattacgaCCGttagccgatcgctcgccgcACAATAGGCGGCTAGCGATCGGCGAACAGCCGAAGTCCGCGCCCGACCTCTCGTCCGTCGCCCGCTCGCCCGTCGCGTTAGCCTAACGCAATAGTGGACTAACGTCACGCCCGAGCCGCTAGCCGGTGGCTAGGCAGGGCTttagtccactattgtggatgctctaatatccTCCAACAACATACTCTCAATTGAAGATTTACCATTTCATAAGCCATCCAGAATAGATGTATCTCTATATTAATTTTCTACTTATATTTTTGGTTTGTTCGTGTGCATGTTGTGTGCAACAAGTGTATTGTGTATGTAGTGCGTGTTACGTAATAGTCTATGTATTGTGTGCGTGTTGTGGGTGGGTTTGCGATATGTTTGTATGCCGTTTGTGTTTGAGAGATGCTCAATTTTATAAtagcgattccaaatatatattttGAGTATACtagaatttaaattataaaatttagaaGATTTGGAATCGTATTCAATTTTAAACCTAAATATATTTATACTATTTCTAAATAATGGATTAAGTTATAAAAACTCTAATTTTAAATCTGCAAATGCAATTTTGACTAATCTTCCTTTTTAGTATAGGGTAAAAactcaaaattgaaaattgtcGGAATTTTAAAAATGTTATGTTTTGATTGCAGCGACTACTAATGTATGCGGAAATTATGTAGTATGTTTGAGTCAATATATCTCAAACTTTTGAATTGTTTATTATCGATATGCAAGGAACGTGTATCCTCTTTTTGGCTCTTTCTTCATGTCAAAATCTCTTGCCTTTTTGGACTAACCATTACCAAAtggattttcattttttgtgaagaagaataATCTTGATTTCAAGATGATTTCTTTCTAGTCTGCTATGACTGTATTCTGTATTCTTATTAGGTCGGAAGGCATGATCTTCATGAAATACTCCTTGGGCTGACAAATTCAATTCTCTTTCATTTGTTACGAAATATAATCATACAAGTAGGCACAAATTCAATCACTCCCTCGTGCATCCGGATGTGCAAGAAGTAAGACAACAAAGAAATCGCGTTGAATATGTCATGACGAACGAGAGCTAGCCTAATATGCGAATGCAACTATCATCCCGGAATGTTTACCCTCGCCTTCTAGCTAGTCTGAACAAGGTAGGAAATATATTTTAACCTTCATCATGTGTGAAGGTGGATTAAATATATAGCAATAGCAGTATAGAGCTGTCAATTTTACTTGTATAATTTTAGTGAATTCTGTTGGGATTATTTGAGGAAATTGAGTGCGTAAAAGAAAcaaattatctttttattttgattGCATGTGTTTCTATATACTCCAATAGTCTAAGATGCCAGACTCTTTGTTTATATTCCAAGTCGAGATGAAAAAGATGTAGACATGTTCAAGGTCAAGAAAATGGTTGTAAAGCTGAAAATTCTATTC is a window of Salvia splendens isolate huo1 chromosome 3, SspV2, whole genome shotgun sequence DNA encoding:
- the LOC121794289 gene encoding RING-H2 finger protein ATL79-like, with protein sequence MRKVPSIGARIATAMAEFNSHLSPPPSLPASKVAAAPESHPGAAVRCDAQKCPWWPYSSSKDFKANTALIIVVLLCALTCALAFNAGIRYIVRLHCRRRRREEGEIDKGVPDPGLSYAEGMKLAGEETECIICLADFAVGEKIRVLDKCNHGFHLNCIQKWLISHSSCPTCRTNCSTPSPP